One window of Serinus canaria isolate serCan28SL12 chromosome 3, serCan2020, whole genome shotgun sequence genomic DNA carries:
- the RHOU gene encoding rho-related GTP-binding protein RhoU, whose translation MPPQQEGEAGYISKPVPPGGCEVPPVPPRRVRSGRAAAALGAALGSRCRAAGSGAVAGAGAGVGSEPRRSIKCVLVGDGAVGKTSLVVSYTTNGYPTEYIPTAFDNFSAVVSVDGKPVRLQLCDTAGQDEFDKLRPLCYTNTDIFLLCFSVVSPSSFQNVSEKWVPEIRCHCPKAPIILVGTQSDLREDVKVLIELDKCKEKPVSEEAAKLCAEEIKAASYIECSALTQKNLKEVFDAAIVAGIQYSDTQQQPKKSKCRTPDKMKNLSKSWWKKYCCFV comes from the exons ATGCCGCCGCAGCAGGAGGGCGAGGCGGGATACATCAGCAAGCCGGTGCCGCCGGGCGGCTGCGAGGTGCCGCCGGTGCCCCCGCGCAGGGTGCGCAGCGGGCGGGCTGCGGCGGCGCTGGGAGCGGCGCTGGGCAGCCGCTGCCGAGCGGCGGGGTCCGGGGCCGTGGCCGGAGCCGGGGCCGGAGTGGGGTCCGAGCCGCGGCGCAGCATCAAGTGCGTTCTGGTGGGGGACGGCGCGGTGGGGAAGACCAGCCTGGTGGTGAGCTACACCACGAACGGGTACCCCACCGAGTACATCCCCACCGCCTTCGACAACTTCTCCG CTGTTGTGTCTGTCGATGGGAAGCCAGTGAGACTTCAGCTCTGTGACACAGCTGGTCAG GATGAATTTGACAAGCTCAGGCCTCTGTGCTACACCAACACGGACatcttcctgctctgcttcagcGTGGTGAGCCCTTCGTCCTTCCAGAACGTGAGTGAGAAGTGGGTTCCCGAAATTCGCTGCCACTGCCCCAAGGCACCCATTATCCTGGTTGGGACACAGTCAGACCTCCGGGAGGACGTCAAAGTTCTCATCGAGCTGGACAAGTGCAAAGAAAAGCCAGTCTCAGAGGAGGCTGCAAAGCTGTGTGCTGAGGAAATAAAAGCTGCGTCCTACATTGAGTGCTCCGCTTTGACTCAGAAAAACCTCAAGGAGGTCTTTGATGCAGCCATCGTGGCTGGCATTCAGTACTCGGATACCCAGCAGCAACCAAAGAAATCCAAATGCAGGACTCCGGACAAGATGAAAAACCTCTCCAAATCCTGGTGGAAAAAATACTGCTGTTTTGTATAG